A stretch of Triticum aestivum cultivar Chinese Spring chromosome 1D, IWGSC CS RefSeq v2.1, whole genome shotgun sequence DNA encodes these proteins:
- the LOC123166165 gene encoding E3 ubiquitin-protein ligase SINA-like 10, which produces MASSPPSTRTVIENMSVVDGGALDCSACYSPLKPPVFQCDVGHLLCSSCSEKMAGARRCHACRRVLDGAGYRPCYSVDRILGCLQVSCPNAGYGCSARLARHDQRAHLLQACRHGPCHCPAEACAFIRPVTALWDHFSAAHGWPCTTAVLTGGENSVHLRDGFSVVNLVFSC; this is translated from the exons ATGGCTTCGTCACCGCCGTCGACGCGCACCGTGATTGAGAACATGTCGGTAGTGGATGGCGGCGCACTCGACTGCAGCGCGTGCTACTCCCCACTGAAGCCGCCAGTCTTCCAG TGTGACGTGGGACACCTGCTGTGCTCATCGTGCAGCGAGAAGATGGCCGGagcgcggaggtgccatgcgtgcCGGCGCGTCCTCGACGGCGCTGGATACCGCCCGTGCTACAGCGTGGACCGTATCTTGGGGTGCCTGCAGGTGTCATGCCCCAACGCCGGCTACGGCTGCTCCGCCAGGCTGGCCCGCCACGACCAGCGCGCGCACCTCCTCCAGGCGTGCCGGCACGGGCCATGCCACTGCCCGGCAGAGGCCTGCGCCTTCATCCGCCCGGTGACGGCGCTCTGGGACCATTTCTCcgcggcgcacgggtggccgtGCACCACCGCCGTTCTGACCGGGGGCGAGAACAGCGTCCACCTCCGCGACGGCTTCAGTGTCGTCAACCTTGTCTTCTCCTGCTGA